A single genomic interval of Helianthus annuus cultivar XRQ/B chromosome 13, HanXRQr2.0-SUNRISE, whole genome shotgun sequence harbors:
- the LOC118485923 gene encoding uncharacterized protein LOC118485923 produces MSEEHQEAPVSEEGPVPVLRWDLGLFEQIVRSFRFPPEWDARYPAQGQTAADAPPGYITLFEDFFLQGNFRLPATNFFGSILSYYKFHISQLSPPGMVRVRHFEFLCQSHGIEPTVNKFRVFYQLQRTMGFFSFASRGTAKKILLNPPKSFHDWKPKFFFIREEVLPIAMPFREWTEVIPKEDLPIPKSARWYQQLTATPNRVFGENVLVAAKMSDQWSPSSRELPVLKIGDQETQLYQAAFPAFGGSMGVRPLRDDEEGWYDQIKGNFMFPPADAFASPPDATEGVLRDLGVDPEEKKKKPSKKKKKADVEVTSKGPGASRATTAAVKVTLMKVYHVQLWERLALVGQRALGARVLVTRMLTQLHLNLRMKKKRKKKLPR; encoded by the exons ATGAGTGAAGAACATCAAGAAGCTCCTGTTAGTGAGGAGGGGCCAGTCCCAGTCCTGAGATGGGACTTAGGTTTATTCGAACAGATCGTTCGAAGTTTTAGGtttccaccggagtgggatgcccggTACCCTGCTCAGGGTCAGACCGCGGCTGATGCCCCACCCGGTTACATTACTTTGTTCGAAGATTTCTTCCTTCAAGGAAACTTCCGGCTGCCGGCGACTAACTTCTTTGGTAGCATATTGTCCTACTACAAGTTTCATATTTCACAGTTAAGCCCACCTGGGATGGTGAGGGTGAGGCACTTTGAGTTCTTGTGTCAATCTCACGGCATTGAGCCGACGGTGAATAAGTTTCGTGTCTTCTATCAACTGCAAAGAAcaatggggttcttttcttttgCTAGCCGTGGTACGGCTAAGAAGATTTTGTTGAATCCTCCCAAGAGTTTCCACGACTGGAAACCCAAGTTCTTCTTCATCCGGGAGGAAGTCTTGCCAATAGCTATGCCGTTTAGGGAATGGACCGAGGTTATACCAAAGGAGGACCTTCCTATACCGAAGTCTGCTCGGTGGTATCAGCAGCTTACCGCAACCCCTAACCGGGTATTTGGGGAGAATGTTCTGGTTGCTGCcaagatgagtgaccagtggtcacctaGTAGCAGGGAACTCCCGGTCTTGAAGATCGGGGATCAAG AGACGCAACTCTATCAGGCTGCCTTCCCAGCCTTTGGTGGCTCCATGGGCGTTCGCCCTCTGCGCGATGATGAGGAAGGCTGGTATGACCAGATAAAAGGGAACTTCATGTTTCCTCCTGCTGACGCCTTCGCCTCACCGCCGGATGCAACTGAAG gtgtgttgcgcgatcTGGGGGTTGAcccagaggagaagaagaagaaaccttcgaagaagaaaaagaaggcgGATGTTGAAGTGACCAGCAAGGGTCCTGGCGCCAGTCGCGCAACTACTGCTGCTGTCAAAG TGACTCTTATGAAGGTTTATCATGTGCAGCTATGGGAAAGACTGGCGCTGGTGGGTCAAAGGgctctgggagcgcgggttctcgtaacccgGATGCTGACGCAACTCCATCTCAACCtgaggatgaagaagaagaggaagaagaaactgCCCCGTTGA